The nucleotide window TCAGCAGGCGCTATCAAGAAGCAGTCGGTATCCTCAGTCGGGTGCTGGTAAACGATCCCAGTAATGATGCTGCTCATAATTTGCTTGGCAAATCGTATCACCGCTTAGGTAAGCTGCAAGAGGCCATGGACCAGTATCAGCTTGCCCTCAAAAGCAGCAATAGCTCTGAGTATCGCTTTAATTATGGCGTGGCTTTGTTTGACGACAATAAATTTGAGGCTGCTAAGACTCAGTTTGAAGAAGCGCTCAAGCGCTCGCCGCAAGTCAGTGACTATCGCTACAACCTTGGTATAGCCAGGGAGCGTCTTGGTGACAATCACGGTGCTATCGAAGACTACGAAAAAGCAATTGAGATGGACGAAAAAAACGCTGTAGCCCACTATAGTCTGGGTAGACTGTTGCAACAGAATGGCGATTTGGACAGAGCCTTGCAGGAGTACAAAACCACGCTCAGTATCGATCCGGAGTTTGGCGAGGCGGTCAACAATCTAGGTGTGGTTTATAACGCCCAGGGTAAATATCCAGAAGCGATTGATTGCTTTAGAAAAGCTCTCAGTTTACGCCCTGATTGTTCGGAGGCGCAGCGCAACCTCGGCTACGCCCAAGCTCGCACCAGTCTCGGTATCACTTATTTGACTCAGGGTGAGGATAAAAGAGCTTACGATGAGTTTAGACGGGCACTCAATATCGACCCGCACTTTGCCGATGCTCACTATAACTTGGCTCTGTTATTGCAAAAACAACGCCAAACTGATGAGGCGATAAGACACCTAAAAATGGCCGTTAACTACGACCCAAATAACTACCGGGCCCATAACAATCTTGGCGTTGCCTACATGCAGTCAGGCAAGTCCGCCGAGGCAAAAGCCGAATTTGAATCTGCTTTGAGTATTTCGCCAGGATTTAAGGACGCAAAGACTAATCTGGAGACTTTGCTGGGTAGTAAGTAATAGTGCTTGAGGCGATGCCTTAATCCAAAAAGTGTAAGTTGCACAAGTCAGGAGCATTTTGTGGCGACAGTACATAACTCCAATCCATTTGTAGAAAAAATGGTAGCGCTGGGCGCCAAGCTGGGATTATCTCCTGAGAAATTTGAAGAGTTATCCAGGCAGGCGGAGCGTGAACTCAAGGAACAACCGGCTGTATACAAATCCCGTGTAGTATGGCTTGCCATTGCCGGTTATGCCTTTATTTTTGTTGTAGTAGCAATTTTTGTTGGCACTTTTGTCGCTGCCGTGAAGTTTCTTCTAAGCCATCATGGCGGCATCTACAGTCTAAAATTGATCATTATTTTGGGCGGTTTGCTCCTTGTCCTGGTCAAAGCTCTCTGGGTTAAAATTGAGCCGCCCCAGGGGCTATTCCTCGAAAAAAAAGAATATCCAGAGCTATTTAGTATGGTCTCTGATTTGTCTAGTCGACTAAATACAAAGGTAGACAAAATATTACTGGACGACAGATTTAATGCATCAGTTGTGCAGGTGCCCAGGCTTGGTATTTTTGGCTTGCACGAGCATTACTTGACCCTTGGTTTGCCTTTGATGCTAGCACTCACTAAAGAGCAGTTTAGATCAGTGCTCGCTCATGAGATGGGCCATCTATCTGGCAACCACAGTCGCTCTGCGGCCTGGCTTTACAGCCTGCGCATGCGCTGGTTTCAGCTTTTGCAAGCATTTGCAGATCAGTCATCCATGTTTTTCTTTGCTCCGTTCTATCTTTTTTTTAGTTGGTTTTCTCCGCGCTTTGATGCTTATACTCTGGCTATGGCTCGTGCCCATGAGCTCGAGGCCGATAGCGAATCGGTGAAAATTACTGGTGTGCAGAGTTTTAGCGAGAGTATGTTACTTGCCCCCTATTACGATAAATTGTTTGGCGAAAAATTCTGGCCTGCAATATATGAAAAAGCAAAAACGGAAGAAGAGCCTCCACATCTAGTCTTTAGTGATATGGCTAAGCATGTCTACGATAGTCCAGTCCAAGCCGAGCTACTCAAGAGTGTGCTTGAGGAAGAATTGAAGAATGATGGTAGTGGTGTCGATAGCCATCCACCTCTAAAGACCCGCTTGTTTAAAGGGCACTTTGAGCCAATTTGGCAGCCTGACGCCCAGTGGTCAGTGCCTGATTGGATGCTAGAAAAGTTGAGTCAACCAACTAAACTCCAGGATAGTGCTGCCTACAATTATCTTGGTGCAAAGTTTGACACTGTCACTAGTGAGATTAGTCATGGTTGGGCTAGCGTTGTAAGACCAGGATGGAGTCAACAGTATGAAGTGTTTTCTGCTGTTAGAAAACAGCTTGCGGATCTGTTTGTCCGTGCTGCTGAGGCACCGCTGGCAGTGCCTGATCTGGTGACAAAGGCTGGACTTATGGGCTATTTGTACGATGAAAAGGTAGCCGTGCCAATCTATGAAGAGATACTCGCTCAGGAGCCTGATAGCGTGGTGGCGCACAAAAATCTGGCAAGAGTATTGTTATCGCAGGATGATGAGCGCGGTCTGCATCATCTTGAGCGCGCTGTATCGAGCAACTTTAACGCTGTTGGTTTGCTTGCTCCGCTGGCCATCCAGTACTTAGCAAAAAATGGTCGGCAAGGGGAAGTGCAAAAGTTTGATCAGATGCTCAAAGAGCATGAACGAGTCTCTGAGCTGGCCCGTAAAGAGCGCAATGCGCTCAGCGGCAATTCAGAGCTTGAGCCTCATGGTTTAAGTGATGAAGACAAGGAATATCTGGTCAATGTTTTTAAGGAGATAAAAGAAATCGAGTCTGTTTGGGCGGCCAGGCTCAAAGTCAATTATCTACCTGAATGCCCTTATTTGGTTCTAGGGGTGGACATACATATCCCCGGGCTCGGTGATCGTTCGGAAGAAAAACTGGGAATCGCAAGATGGTTACTTGAGAATCTCAATTTAGGTGACGAGTTTTGTGTAACTACTTTTGATCTAACTACTGCAAAGCTCAAAAAGAAGATGCAAAATATGACCGATGCGCGAATCTATCGCAAAGCGGTTTAAGTATTTGCTCGAGCAATTTGGCACTATACAAGTTATTTGTCCGACCTGGCAATTCTTTTTGGGGCTTAAGCCATAGCGTTGTTTTGCTTCTTGAAGTTTTCGACTACGCCTTTGACAGTAGCGACATAGCGGCTCTCGTTGTTGCCATCGCTTGATGGCGCATAAACGCCAATCACTTGCGACATTGTGGTTAAGCCGCGATCTTTAACATAGCGGTCGTCAATGAGGCGTGCCCAGTCGCGTGCGCCTTCTGCCCATGTGTCGTAACGACGAAATGTGCCATCGGTGCCACCGGACTCAGGTGCTCTGCCTTTGATGTTGCCAATTGAGTGATTGTCGTGAGCGCGACCGTATTTGCCCAGGGTCGATTCTTGCAAGAAAAATCCGACCGCTACGGCAGGGTCGATGCCTCTGTCGGTGCAGGCTGTGTAAAGAGCTTGAGAGAATCCAGCTTCTTTAGCAGCGGGTGAGCCCATTTTTTCAAGGAAGGTCTGAATTTGTTCAGCGTTGGCTGACGGTGGTCCTTTGATATTGAGGTCGCCTTCTACTGGCTTGGGTATGGCTGAGCGATCGATTGGTCCGTTTGACTCAAAGCTACCAGGACGATAGCCACTGCTTGGTGCGCTCCCGATATTGCTATTGCCCAGGCGTTCTCCCGGTCCACTGCCACCGGGCGAATAGCTAGCCCGACTGGGTGAGGGCATATCGGCTGGAGCTGGTGTGGGGGCTTCTGCCCGTTGCGGTGCTGGTTGTGGACGTTCTGCTGCTTGTGTCGGTCCAATAGGCGCGCTTTGAGCACTGGCCAGCATATTGGTCAAAAAGCCAGGGATGTTTTTATCGTTTGGATGGGCTTGCTGCCAGTAAAAGATTTTTTCTTGGATGACGGCAATCTTTAGTTCTTTGGCCGCTTGTAGTGAAGCTTGATCGCCTTGAGTGCCAGCCTGGATGGTTATTGAACCATCGGCTGAAGGAGTTGTCTTGGCTGGATTTTTGGTCAGATTGCCATCAGTGCCCAGGATAAAGTCGGGTACTTGACCGTCGCCTGGTGTTGAGACTTTGACGTCGGCACCGCTTTTGACCCACTGACTGATTTGTCCCCAGGACTCAGGGCTGACGCTGGCTGGAGGCGTAAAGTCACCTCTGGCTATAGAGGCAAAGCTGGGTGCTTCGCTTCTCGCTGCACTGCGTGTGGGATAAGCATCACTAAGCAGAGCACTGGAGGCATCGCTAGCTGCCGGTGCCGTGGGTGTGAATGCTTCAAAACTTGACTTAGACATGGGGCAATCTCGGGTTCAGAAAAAGGGTGGGGTTCTGAGATTTTGATTGCCTGAGTATATTTATAGGAATGAGGAGTGTCTATGGTGATTTGCCCATGGCAAACGAGCCTGGGGCTGCGGGCCAGCAGGCTTGAAGATGGTTCTTTGTAGGACTTGTGCGTTATGTCCTGGTCTTGGTCTTGGACGTCGCTCCTGAGAGCTGGGGGCTACATAGACCGGCATGGTCGATATGCAAAGACTAAGACAAAAAAACGACGGAGTTGTGACAGCCTATTTCATAGTGCGCTCAAGCGAGTCCATTAAGTTTTTTGCTTCGGCATTGCGTCCTGCTACCACCAGTTGCTGCACTTTTTGGATCTGCGACAGGTCAAAAGGCAATTTTTTGCCACTGATGATGTACTGCTGGATATGAGTTTGAAATCGCAACACTTCGCTCTGCAGCCCAAGTGCATGTGCTTGTTGCCGCATTTTTTCCTGGTCGTTGAGCTTGTCTGACAAGCTTGTGGTGAGCGCTTTAACCTTGTCTTCGTCATTGTTTTTAACAGCGTCTTCAATGGTCTGATAGTAGTCCATGTAGGCTTTTACATTGGTACCCTTTTGTTTGAGGCTCTCTATGCGCGACAAAAGCAGTAGTCGCTTGTCCAAAAGCGGTCCAGGTGTTATGCCGGTGGAAGTAGTGCTTTCTCCGCCTCTCGGTGCAAATGGCGAGACTTCCTCCTTAAAAGTGGAGAGTTAAACGAGAAGTAAGAATTGACCAGTCGATTTTGTTTTCATTTTTCCACCACCAGAGACTAGTGACTTTATACCAGCCCTAAAAATAATTACACATGGCGCGATAAGGCTCTGGTGCTGCGATGGGAAAATTCAAAGCAAGTGTCCACGGTTTTTGAGGGCTTCGAAATTTACTGACCTTATGGAGGGTTTGATATAAGACTTTGAGGGGCAGAGCGCTGAATCAATGCGCTAGCTTTGGGGATAAAGTAAGGGGAAGAGTATCTCCAGGTCTGATGCGGGAAATTTTAGGAAAACTGGACCCTTAGGTGTATTAGAGTCTAGTAGTCCGGTACTTAGAATATCGCTTAAGAGTCTTCTGGCCGATCTCTCTGGCAGTCCTGTTACCCTTGGCACTGCACCTCTTTCTAAGTCCCCACGAATTAGGATTTCTTGCAAGAGCAATGTGGTCTCTGCTTTCAAATTGCTATTTGTTTCAACGTAAGTTTTAAGTCGTTGGTCAAGGTTTTTAAGATCAAAGAGTGTACTCATAATTTTTAGTTGGTCAAGGCAGACTCTAAGAAACCAGGTTGTAAACTCAATTAACGCTCTTTGAGATAAGTTGCCACGTCCATCATGGTCACTTTGCCTCTTTGTATCTGCATGATTCATCATTGATTTGTATTCGCTTCTGCTGTTGATGCCGCGCGCCAAGCCGCGTGAAACTGACCAGAGTCCGTGTGCTCCGATGCCTGCTTTGTGTGCCATAGCGTGACTCATAAGGCGACTTACTCTTCCATTGCCGTCAGCAAATGGATGGATGTAATTTAGCCTGTGGTGTGCGGCTGCTATTGCCATTATCCTTTCACCCATGCGCATGCTGGGAGACTTGTAGCGATTCTCGAAGTGTTGCATAAAGTCATGCACTCGTTCACTAGATGGTGGCTGATGTAAACCTACAATCACGTCATGCTCTGCGGTGCTTCTAAAAACTCCAGGACGCATAATAAATTCTCGATTGGCGCCTTTGATCAAAAGTAATCTTTCTGGTGCGTCTTTGTAGAACTCCTGGTGTAGCCAGCAAATAAATTTTATTGATGTAGGTTCCGGTAGATTGTCTTGCAACGCAAGTTCATCGATCTTTTTTTGTACACGCACATGAGCCGCTGCTTCCATTTGAAGATCGCGTTTGTCTGGCTCATCGTCAAACTCGCCCTTGAGGGCTTTTTCAATTTCTCTTGGCCGTGTGTTATGGCCCTCTATCAAATTGCTGTAATAAGCATTCATTATTCGCACTAAATCTGCCAGGCTTGCTGCCGTCCTTGGGTTAAGTGTGCGACCTAATTCAGAGCCGAGCGCTGAAATCTCGGCTATCAGGTTGGCAATGGTCAGGTCAATATCTGTTAGCAGGGCAGGTTCAATTCGATTAGGCGTTTCTATCAGTTCTTCATCAGCGCTCATTGTGTCGTTATCCTTTTGGGGCGCTCAGATGAAACTTAAGCCGCTCAATGCCAAGTTGAGTTGGCCGATCTTATTATAGCCGTGCCGGTGCGGATATGTCTAGGAATGGCCGATAATCGAGCCCGGGAATCGGTCTATTGGTAAGGAAAAGGCGAATATGTCTGCTGGTTTTGGCCGATCTCTTGGCCGATCTTGTGGAAATGGTTTGGCCGATCTTTTGGCCGATCTTGAAGGTGCTGGTTTTGCTAATTACTGCGCTGCCACGATTGTAGTGTCGCCTGAGAGGACAAACTCCACAGCCAGTCCGCCATCAAAGTACGACTTACGCTCGCTATCTTTGCGGCTGCTGACTCTGGCGTCACCAGTGAGTGTGCCGATATTGCGAAAGCTCCCATCGCATTCCATTAATTGTCCGCCGTGCTTGCCACCGCTTGTAGTGCCGAGCTTGCGTACCTGATCTCTAAAGGCTAAATTCCAGCTGCCATTGCTTGCAGGTAGTCCACCCCAGAGTAAGGTGTAGAGCTGGTTTTCGTGGACCAGTTGTTTGGCTACATCCGACACACGGTAGCCTTCTACTGCGATGCCACCATCTTTTGTGAAGCGATAGACCAGTGATTCGCCTGGTTTAAAACTGCCTTCGCTGGGCTGAATGCGGCTCCCCACAACTGCTAGCGCCTGGTCAAGCTTGAGCTGTCCGTGGGCTGTGCGCAGCCAGTCGTAGAGTCCAAGGGCAAACACCGATGCTACAGTGCTTTGACTGTCCTCGATGTTTGTAGGGAGCAGCTCCGCTTGATTGTCCTCTGGATGGTCTCCGCCGTTTGCTGCATAGACCTGGGCGTGAGCGTTGGTCAGTCTGTGATCGGTGAGGAAGTCCTGAATACTAAAATAGCTACCGGGCAGTCCCTGGGGTAGACCCAAAACCATCGTGCCTGGTGCCTGTCTGTCTGCCAGTGCAAAAGGAGCGGCACAGGCTACAGCGCCAATTTTGTTGAGACCGAGGCTATCAGAGTCAGATGTCTCAAGCACTGCCTTTAGCCTGATGATTGATGCTGGCATATTGCCTGTCTGTGGGCGAAAATAATTGTCTGCAACAAGAGTAGATTGTTTGCTAACACCAGTAAAAACAAAACTCTCTTTGTTTACAGGCATGTCGATAAAGGCAGGATAATATTCACTTTTGCCCAGTCCACCAGGTAAAAGCGCTAATTCAAGTGGCTTTGGAATGGCGGTATTAGTGAGGGCGCTGGCACCAGGGGTGAGGCTGCCCAGTTCAAGAACAAAAGTCTTGAGTTGGCTTTTGTCCAAACCGATATTTTTTAAAAATGCCATACGGGCTTGCTCGGCTGGTTGCACCACATTGCCGTCTTTATCAGTAAAGCCATTTTTGCCGGAGGGATCAAGTAGATTGACCGGACGGCTAGTGGCCAGTGAGTTTTTGAGTACTTTTGTCAGGCGCATGCTGGCAGCATTGGCTTTTTGTGCGTCTATGCGAGCAAGGCGGAGCATCTCATGATTGTTGAGTTTGCTTGCTATGAGCATGCTGGTGCGGGCCGTGGCAATGACTGTGTTAATACCAGTGACTGGTAGTGGCTTGCCGTCAGCGCCAAGTAGTTTGGCGGAGGAGGGCGCATAATCGCTAAGGGCAATATAACCATAGTCAGGATCATCTATTACTATCGTGCTCAATGCTCTGGCTGCAGCTAAACTGCCTGCCTCGGCTGCAAGCTGGGCGCGCTGTCTGAGGCAGGCAAATTTGATTAGAGCCGCGCCAGCTATGAGAGAGGAGGCAAGAGCAGCCACGCAAATAATCAAAATAAGAGTAAGAGCGGTGCCCTTATTTCTATCTCTTTTAAGTGATTTTTTGACTGTCTGCATCTTACTTCCCTGAGTTCTCTGCGATTAGCTGCTTCGATATTTTACTGTTCGATTGTAACTATGGTCCTCCCAGTGGAGGGATTTTAGTTGTTGGTCCGTATGGTGTGGTCAATTCGGATATTGAGACCAGACGCGAACCTTTACCCACAGCCGGCGATGTAGCTATTGGAGCATAGTTGAGGGGAGCTAGTGTGTAAGGTACATAATCTGATGGCATAGCTGCCACAGTGGCTTCGTCTGTCAATTGAGGATCTACCAGGGTTGGTGCCAGGGCAACTGTATTGCCTGCCACGCGATATTGGAAGTTACCGCCCGCATTGACCTTCATGGTGGCAGGAATAGAAATCGTGCTGCCATAGACGATGCTATTAGCTACTCTCAGTACGCCTGTACCATTGGATCTAAAGGCAAAGCCCATCATGCCGTAAGGTGGAGTAAAAGGCTGGGATGGCGCAATAAAAGTGCATTGATTGACACGCACATCGGTGGTATCGCCATTGACTGGCTCAGCACCGATCATATAGCCTGCCGGAGCAAGGAAGAGACTGTCACTTACTCTAACACTGCCTTTGCTGGCAATGATGCCGTTTGTGATGAATGGTCCAAAAATGCAGCGATTGACTGCCATGTTGGACTGATAAGCTCCACTGGTTGTTGCCGCACTCTGAATGGCTGTACCGCAACCTCTGACAAAGCCCATGTATTGCTTGGTGCTACCAAAAGTGCATTCTCTAAAAACCGTGTAGTTATTGGCTCCGGCGGCTGCAATTTCTTTGGTTGCAACCTGACACTCTCTAAAATCGCAATCAATAAAGTGATTGTTATAGCCAGTAAATTTGACACCCACGCAGTTGATTTGCCCGTAGGGTGGGAGCGATATGCGGTTTTCGATTTCGACGTTGCGGACAGTGCTGCTGTTTACTGCTGGACCAAAGCTGATGCAACTATCTTTGTAGGCTCTGATCTTGATGCCTGAGCGTCTCGCTCCGGCGATATTGACGTAAGAGCCCTGCAGTTGTATGCCCACTGCTTGTCCGTCGATATAGCCGCGAGGGTAAAGGTCTGCTGCTCCGTAGAGTAAGACTTGTCCATTGTGACCGGCCTGAGGCGCTTGTCTAATTGTAATTGGAGCACCGGCTGTGCCGCTTTTGGGGACAGTAAATGAGGTCTGGTAGGTGATACCACTGGTGCCACCATCAAGGAGTATTTGATCGCCCGGGTTTATCACTGTCCAGTCTATTTGAGCTGGGTCTTTCCAGGCGGTTCGCCAGTTGGTACCACCGACTCCGGAGCCGGATGGCGATACATAAAAGGCTTTGGCCTGTGCTTGCGCCTGGGCTGCTACCAAGCAGACAATGCTTGTCAGACCAGCCGTCATCAGTTTTGTGGTGTGGGAGAGAATGCTCATATTACTCCAGTCAAAATTTGTCGCCTGCAGAGCTAGGCGAGGAGGGAATTTATAGCAAGGGACTTTTGAGACTATGAAATAGGAAATGGCTTGAGGGATGACCCTACTCTAATGACCTTGCGTGAATATGTTGTGAGGCCTACGTGAATTGAGAGTGAAGTTAAGAGTATTTATTTGGCTGATTTGGCCGGGCTTTTGCTACTAACTGGCTCAATGCCTACCAGGCGCTCCATGTCGCCTGTGGTCACTGGTGCCCCACAATAATAGGTCCGTCTCTCTACACTATCGTTACTTTGAGCACTATTGTCTTTGCCAAAAGTCCGACCGGAGACTACTACCACAAGCCACTTTTGTATTTTGGGTTTGTTTGGTTCTTTTGATTTGCCTTTGGCTTGTTCTAATAGATCTTTGACGCGAGCGCCAAACTGAGCTACTGGGCAGTCACGCAGTAGTGCTACTGGAGCATCCAGGGGCAGCACTGCACCACTTGCATCAGTCGTTACGCCCAGGTTGTTGGATGTATAGAGTGCGAGTTTTTTGCCAGCCAGGTTGCTTACGCTATCGAGCGCTATGTGTGGTTTGTCGCTTGTGACGTAGTTTGTCACTGTGCCTGCTACTGCACATATCCTGTGACTTTTAGCTGGGCTTATTTGCGGATGAGCTTCAAAAAATTTGCGCAGTGGGATGTTGAGTTTTTCTTTGCCCATGCTTACATCGGTAGCGGCTTTAAAATCATAGCCCTCACCACCAGTAAAGCTGTAATCAGTCATGGCAATGCGGTAGGTACCAGAGTCCTGTATAGGCTGCCATTTGCCTTTATCGTCCTGGTATAGGGCAAAGGCGATGCGCTCGCCATAGGGTTTTTCGCGGTCGTACGCAAATTTGAGACCAGCTACATCCAAAAATCTGCCGCCCAGTGAGCCTCCTACTGAGTGCTCTAGATTTTTGAGGAGTAGTTTGCCGGTCACCGTCGCGGAGGCTAAGTGATTATCAAAGGGCAGTATTTCTTCGACTTTTTCCAGTGTGATTGTGCCTTTTTCGATGCGTGAGCGGATGCCGCCCCGGTTTTCCATGGCTATCTGGACATGCTCTGACTTGCCGGCCTCTAAAAATGAATCAGCAATCAAGTCGCCTAGCGGTGAGTCATTTTTGTAAAAACGCCAGGCATTGTCAAAGTCAGCTGTGGCGACACTGAGGTGTGTCTCTCTCAATGACTTGAGCGGCTCCTCTAGCTTGGTCACATAAGCCTGGATGTCTGGCTCCTGGGTGATGCGCTCAGTGATGGGGATGAGCTTGTAGCGGCTCTCTGGCTTGACTAGATTGCCATTTTTGTCAAAGGTCAGACTCAAATCGCCGAGATTGCGACCATAAGAGCCTGTCTGCACTATCATGCATGGTGCTTGTCCATTGCGCTCCACCCAGACTGGTTGGGCCAGCCTGGTATGACTGTGGCCGCCGACTATGGCGTCTACATCCGGAATCTCAGCGGCGATGATGCGGTCATTATCTAGTCCACAGTGAGTCACCAGTATGATTTTGTCGATGCCCTGCTCTTTGATCTGAGCTACCGTTTGCTTGATGGGGCTAAGCCAGGCCTGGTCTCGGTCCGGCTCACCGCTATCGCGTTTGAGCACGACGCCATCTCGGCGCAAAGCCAGGCTCTCGATATCGGGCGTAATCGCTCCGACAAAGGCCACGCGCTGCCCCTCAAGGGTGCGTATGACATAGGGCTTGATTAGCTTGTCGAGGTCAGGAAGTGCACGGGCATCGAGGTTGCAATTAATAATGTCAAAGCGAGCCTTAGCTAACTGGCTGGCCAGATTGATAGCACCTTCGTCAAATTCGTGATTGCCTATCGTATAAATGTCGTAGCCCATAAGATTGAGCAGCGCTACCTCTGCCTCGCCGCGATAATGGGTAAAAATCGGTGTGCCCTGAAACATATCGCCTGCATCGATTACCAGGCAATTTGGGCTCTCTTTGCGCAATGTGCGAATAAGGTGACCAAGCCTGGCCATGCCGCCAATGGTTTTACCGCGCTCAGCAAAGGGCTCAAGATGTGAGTGGAGATCATTTGTATGAAGTATGGTAAGAGTAAGACCAGAGCCTGCTGCTTTGTCAGCACTGGCCTGGGGCAGATAGCCAAAAATAAGGAGAGTTGTCATGGTCAATAGGGTTGGTAAAAGCAAGCTTCTCAAAAAGCTCGTTGTGCCAAGTCTCTTGCCTTTGCCGCTACTACTTGTCATTGCGCCCTCTCTCGCCAGCCTCTTTATTGTTACCCAACCCATACCTGTATACGCTCAAACCGGCTCAAAAGTTCGATCCCTCACCTGTGACTTTGTCCAGGAAGAAGGATGCCCCGTAACGCCTGGTAATCTGCGCTGCGACGTAGAACTGGACCCTTTTGATACGCCAACGTCGCCCAAGATTTATTTTGACTACAAAAATAGTAGCTCAAAGGCAATATCGGCAGTCAAGTTTAGAGTGCGCTTTGTTGACGGCGAAGGCAATGATAAAGGCACTTTTCACGCCGTAGACTCCTTTTATTTGCAGCCCTCTGGCGACCGTACCCAAAAGTGGAAGCGTGATGTAGCTATCCATCCGGGTGTAACTGCCCTAAAAATCCGCGTACTGCAAGTGAAGTATGCAGATGGTGAAAGTTGGGAGAGTGTCAAAATGCAGGAATTAGTCGGTGGCAACCCGGCGGCCGCCGGTGGCGGTGGTGCTGGTAGCACTCCTGGACTGTCCGAATAATCAAAAAAACGCCTTAAAATGCCTCAATTTTGAAGGCAAGGGCGGATAAAAAAAATACGCAAATTTCTCAAAACTTTTTTGTTGAGGCGCTGGCGCCCTTCTTATCGATTTTGATGACTGTTGCCAGTCAAGTCGATATTCAGGGGTGGTGTATTGTATATCAACTTCTAAAAATTGAATAACTGTCCCCTGGGGAGGAACGATATGGCTCATGCCCGAGAGCCAATCGCCACCGCCGTTTCCCTTGTTGGTGCCGCGCTTACATGTTTTGTGATCGCTAAGGCCACCTGGTTAATGCTGCTTTTGGCGATTGTAGTCTTTTGCTTTGGTTGCTGTCTCTACAAGTTGATTGACAAGACGGATAAACCGGGCAAACGTGCTCGTCCTGCTTTGGATTCAATTTAAAAAACACGACCTACAATCGAATAACCCACAACCGAATAAAACTACAACTAAATAGAACTAAAACTGAATAGCCGACAATTTAATAGCCATTACAATTTAATAGTCCGCATCATCTAGCCAGGCGCCATCGTCTGGCTATTTGTTTGACTGTGTCGTTGGGGTGGTATCGGATACGGTGCTAGTTTGTTTTGTTGTCTTTTTGCGGTTAGTGGACCGTTTACTTGCGAGTGAGTCGATGTGCTCCTCAGGACAATAGATAAATTCTAGCAATTGATAAAAGTGCAAGTAGCAATGCTGTGACAGAAAAATAAAGTGCAATTCTAGAACCAGAGGATACAGTTTGGCCTTTTATATTTACTCCTTGCAAATGCGAGGCCATAAAAGCCAGAATGGAAGTCGATAGAAGAGTAAGAGGTAGTGCGTAATGCACCCATATTGTTGAAATTGAAGGGTTTGTCACCAGCCATAAAGATGTTGGCTTTGGTGGAGGTTCAACTGTGAGCGGGTTTTCGGGCGCTTTAATAGTGGTTTTCTTCTTTTGTTTGGTTTTGGATTCTTGTTCGGCTATGTCTATAAGTGAAAGACTGCTGGCGCATTCTACATAGACCTGATTATTTATCGAGCTTCTAAGTAGCTGTCCATTTTTGTCATATCCGCGCAGGAAAAATTTTACTGTCTTCAGTTTTTCGCCTCTGGCGTCCATGACTGAGGCGACTTGGGTATAACAGGCAATTCCGCAAGGCTGTGGTTTCTTCTCATCTATTCCAATCACACCGGATGCCAGGGCTGTCTGGGGATCTACGCCAACAAAAGAGTTGGCGGTTAGTACTTTGATTGGTATGGACAAAAGCTGCTTTGTGACTGGGTTTTCGAAGGTAAACTGATTGATAATGTTACTGGTAACAAGTTGTGGATACTCACCGGTACTCAAATACATTGTCTGAGCAAAGCCGGCTAGTTTATGCATTTTTGCTATAACTAGATGCTCAGGTTCGTTTATGC belongs to Candidatus Obscuribacter sp. and includes:
- a CDS encoding Fic family protein gives rise to the protein MIETPNRIEPALLTDIDLTIANLIAEISALGSELGRTLNPRTAASLADLVRIMNAYYSNLIEGHNTRPREIEKALKGEFDDEPDKRDLQMEAAAHVRVQKKIDELALQDNLPEPTSIKFICWLHQEFYKDAPERLLLIKGANREFIMRPGVFRSTAEHDVIVGLHQPPSSERVHDFMQHFENRYKSPSMRMGERIMAIAAAHHRLNYIHPFADGNGRVSRLMSHAMAHKAGIGAHGLWSVSRGLARGINSRSEYKSMMNHADTKRQSDHDGRGNLSQRALIEFTTWFLRVCLDQLKIMSTLFDLKNLDQRLKTYVETNSNLKAETTLLLQEILIRGDLERGAVPRVTGLPERSARRLLSDILSTGLLDSNTPKGPVFLKFPASDLEILFPLLYPQS
- a CDS encoding M48 family metalloprotease produces the protein MATVHNSNPFVEKMVALGAKLGLSPEKFEELSRQAERELKEQPAVYKSRVVWLAIAGYAFIFVVVAIFVGTFVAAVKFLLSHHGGIYSLKLIIILGGLLLVLVKALWVKIEPPQGLFLEKKEYPELFSMVSDLSSRLNTKVDKILLDDRFNASVVQVPRLGIFGLHEHYLTLGLPLMLALTKEQFRSVLAHEMGHLSGNHSRSAAWLYSLRMRWFQLLQAFADQSSMFFFAPFYLFFSWFSPRFDAYTLAMARAHELEADSESVKITGVQSFSESMLLAPYYDKLFGEKFWPAIYEKAKTEEEPPHLVFSDMAKHVYDSPVQAELLKSVLEEELKNDGSGVDSHPPLKTRLFKGHFEPIWQPDAQWSVPDWMLEKLSQPTKLQDSAAYNYLGAKFDTVTSEISHGWASVVRPGWSQQYEVFSAVRKQLADLFVRAAEAPLAVPDLVTKAGLMGYLYDEKVAVPIYEEILAQEPDSVVAHKNLARVLLSQDDERGLHHLERAVSSNFNAVGLLAPLAIQYLAKNGRQGEVQKFDQMLKEHERVSELARKERNALSGNSELEPHGLSDEDKEYLVNVFKEIKEIESVWAARLKVNYLPECPYLVLGVDIHIPGLGDRSEEKLGIARWLLENLNLGDEFCVTTFDLTTAKLKKKMQNMTDARIYRKAV
- a CDS encoding tetratricopeptide repeat protein, with the protein product MSRFIKDSRQSLVGAVAIVPLLTSMVFSFDLALSAAPASAYGGADGASVQMDRANRAYLSRRYQEAVGILSRVLVNDPSNDAAHNLLGKSYHRLGKLQEAMDQYQLALKSSNSSEYRFNYGVALFDDNKFEAAKTQFEEALKRSPQVSDYRYNLGIARERLGDNHGAIEDYEKAIEMDEKNAVAHYSLGRLLQQNGDLDRALQEYKTTLSIDPEFGEAVNNLGVVYNAQGKYPEAIDCFRKALSLRPDCSEAQRNLGYAQARTSLGITYLTQGEDKRAYDEFRRALNIDPHFADAHYNLALLLQKQRQTDEAIRHLKMAVNYDPNNYRAHNNLGVAYMQSGKSAEAKAEFESALSISPGFKDAKTNLETLLGSK
- a CDS encoding glucosaminidase domain-containing protein; this encodes MSKSSFEAFTPTAPAASDASSALLSDAYPTRSAARSEAPSFASIARGDFTPPASVSPESWGQISQWVKSGADVKVSTPGDGQVPDFILGTDGNLTKNPAKTTPSADGSITIQAGTQGDQASLQAAKELKIAVIQEKIFYWQQAHPNDKNIPGFLTNMLASAQSAPIGPTQAAERPQPAPQRAEAPTPAPADMPSPSRASYSPGGSGPGERLGNSNIGSAPSSGYRPGSFESNGPIDRSAIPKPVEGDLNIKGPPSANAEQIQTFLEKMGSPAAKEAGFSQALYTACTDRGIDPAVAVGFFLQESTLGKYGRAHDNHSIGNIKGRAPESGGTDGTFRRYDTWAEGARDWARLIDDRYVKDRGLTTMSQVIGVYAPSSDGNNESRYVATVKGVVENFKKQNNAMA